Within the Dolichospermum compactum NIES-806 genome, the region TAGGCTACCTTATAATTACTAGGATTTAATGTATTATTTTTTGCTCGTAACTCTCTGGCTCATCCGCGTTGGGATGCAAGAGTAGCGGTAATTGGCATTGACGATGCTACATTGCATGAATACTGACAGTTTCCCCTGTCGCGCGATCGCTATGCTCAACTATTGTAAACCCTATAAGCCTCTCCCCCAGCAACTATCGGCTTTGATATTCTATTTGTTGAACCTAGCATTTATGATTCAACATTGGCTGAAGGAATGGCAATTAATGGTCAGGTGGTTTTAGCCGTTGCTCCCGGTTTACTAAACCCGACAAAAATAGTCGGGTATGTTTGACGTGGATTTTGCATCGTGTTAGTATCATTCCAAAGTTGACGGATACCCAGGGAAAGCAAAATTATGACTCAGGCGATTACAAACCTCAACCAAGCGAACACTTCTATCCTCAAAGCTTTGAAGTGTAAAGAATGTGGAGCGGAATACGAACTCAAAGCTACTCATGTATGTGAAGAGTGTTTTGGACCATTGGAAGTCAAATATGATTACAATGTACTGAAAAGCTTAGTTAGTAGAGAAACTATAGAAGCTGGTCCCAATTCCATTTGGCGTTACCGTCACTTTTTGCCAGTTGCTACAGATAATTATATAGATGTCGGTACAGGGATGACTCCCTTGGTGCGTTCCCACCGTCTTGCCCGTCGCCTGGGTCTAAATAAACTTTATATTAAAAATGATGCCGTCAATATGCCGACCCTGAGCTTTAAGGATCGGGTGGTGTCGGTTGCTCTCAGTAGAGCGAGAGAATTAGGTTTTACTACCGTATCTTGTGCTAGTACAGGTAATTTAGCAAATTCTACCGCAGCGATCGCCGCTCATGCCGGTTTAGATTGCTGTGTATTCATTCCTTCTGACTTAGAAGCTGGTAAAGTCATCGGTAGCTTGATTTATAGTCCTACCCTGATGGCTGTTAAAGGCAACTATGATCAAGTGAATCGTCTTTGCTCAGAAGTTGCGAATACACATGGTTGGGGTTTTGTCAATATTAACTTGCGTCCTTACTATTCCGAAGGTTCTAAAACATTAGGCTTTGAAGTTGCAGAACAACTAGGTTGGGAATTACCAGATCATATAGTTGCACCTTTAGCTTCTGGTTCTCTGTTCACCAAAATCTATAAAGGTTTCCAAGAGTTTGTAGAAGTTGGTTTAGTAGATGCCAAAGATGTCCGTTTCAGTGGCGCTCAAGCAGAAGGTTGTTCCCCCATTGCCACAGCATTTAAAGAAGGTAGAGACTTCATTCAACCAGTTAAACCTAACACAATTGCCAAATCAATTGCGATCGGCAACCCTGCAGACGGCGTATATGCTGTAGAAATAGCCAATAAAACCAACGGTAATATTGAATCAGTTAATGATGCCGAAATTATCGAAGGTATTAAACTCTTAGCAGAAACTGAAGGCATCTTTACCGAAACCGCAGGTGGTACAACCGTTGCTGTTCTCAAAAAATTAGTTGAAGCTGGCAAAATTGATCCAGATGAAACTACAGTGGTTTATATCACTGGTAATGGTTTGAAAACCCAGGAAGCAATTCAAGGCTATATTGGCGAACCTTTGACAATTGATGCCAAACTAGACAGTTTTGAACGGGCTTTAGAAAGATCCCGCACACTTGACCGCTTAGAATGGCAACAAGTTCTGGTTTAATTGTTTCACCACCGATTCTAGGGCTTTAGCAGCGCTAAACCCCTACCTACCAACCCACGCACTAAAAATTAACGTTTAAACAATGGCTGTAAAAGTTTTAATTCCCACCGCCTTGCAAAAGTTTACAAACGAACAAGCTGCTTTAGAATGTAATGCTAGTAGTATTTCTGAATTATTAGATTCCTTAGAAGTAAGCTGTCCTGGTATCAAAGCGCGTTTGTATGATGATGAAGGCAAACTCAGACGGTTTGTGAATTTCTATGTCAATAGCGAAGATATCCGCTTTTTGGACGGAGCAAAAACAGTCCTCAAGGATGGAGATGAAGTGAGCATTGTCCCCGCTGTTGCAGGTGGTTGAATATCTCTGGAGGGTTTAGGGTATGGGGTTTTGAAAGTCCCAAATTACCCATTACCCAATCTTATGGTTCTGTTAAGGAAAATGCGATTTGCGGGCGATCGTCAATTACCATAGCATTAACCATTACCAATCTAAAATAGATAGAAAGTATCAGATAATCGTTATATATAAATAGTTGTGGCTATGCTCTGGTATGTCAAAATGGAAATAACTGACTACCCCAAAATGAGCAATGGCAGAAGAAACTAATCAAAATCAAGCGGGTGATGTGGGTTCTAATCCTGCTACAACCGCCCCAGAAAAGCCCGCCGCAGAGGCAAAAGCCGCCAAAAAGGAAAAGCCCCCGGCGTTGGAAGATAAGCCTTTTGAAGAGTTTATGCAGCAACATTACCTACCAGCGTTACAAGAGGCAATTACTAGAGAAGGTGTACCAGATGTGAAGCTGACTTTTGCCAAGCAGAAGTATTCTATTATTGGTTTTAATTCAGCAGAAGAATGTTGGCAAGTTATCGGTTATTGGCAAGGGGGACAGCGCCAGTTTAACGTATATTTCCCTGAAGCCAATATTCAAGGTAAAAAGGGATTTTCCTGTAATGAAGGTAAAAAACCAAGTACCTTGGAATCATTTTTAATTGATGAGCGTAAAATTACCCTAGATTTATTGGTATCTCGGTTAGTGTATCGCTTGAATGGACAAAAATGGCTAGGTAGAAATTAGTCAAGGGAATAATAAGTTACGACTCCAGAAATGGGGTCGTTATTTTCTGTCAGAATCAGGATATCCAGGATTTAATAATTTACAGGATTTTTATTGGTATCAGACATTTTTATCGTTAGTTTATTAAAGGTGTGATTCGGTATCTTCTGCCTTAGCTGAAGATATGACATAACAATTGAAACAATAATTAGTATATTTAAACATGGCAACTTTACACGGAACTTGGGTAATAAATCGTCAAAATACTTATTTCTTTATTTGGGGAGAAACTTGGCGTGCTTCGCAGGTACAGACTGAAGCATCTTCTGAAATTCTTTCATATCCATTGGCTATGACATCAGGGGAATTAAATGAATGGTTAGAAGCATCTAATTTATTAATTCCTAATTTCATTCAGACTTCTCCTAATACTAAACAAAGAATTAAAAGTAAACCACCGACAGAAATAAAATTACCTATTCACTCACAAATAATTTCTTTACCAACTTATTTTTTAGAAGGCAATAACTCTGAATTAACAACAATTTCAACAGTTCACTCTGTTAGTGTGGATATAGATTCCCCCTTTTCACAATATTTACAACCTTGGAAAATTGATGGTTTTTGTTTAACTCCAGCATTAGCAATTAAATTTCTCACATCTTTGCCTTTGAGTGCAAATGATAGTAAAGCGGCTTTATTAGGAGCAGATATTAATTTTTGGGTACATATTTACAGATGGCATTTAGATCTAATTTCTCGTTGTAAATTTTTACCAACTGTTGAGAAACAGGATAGTAATTTAATTGCCAAATGGCAGACTATTTTAGATAGTGCCATAGATGTCACAAGGTTAGAGAAATTCTCTTCACAAATGCCTTTAGCTTGTCGAACATATCAACAGATTACCGAAAATCTAGCAATTAATTTACCATTATTACCTCAAGAATTAATATTATCATTCCTCAATCACATGACAGATAATCAATTGCGGTTAATGATTGGTTCTCAATCTCCCCTTGAACCGAGAATGATGATGTCTTTACCTGCTACATTACAGCAATGGTTACAAGGATTAATTAATGCAAATAATACAATTGATGCAGCCGGAGGAGACCGGTTACAAACTACTTTAAAAGCTTGGACTTTACCCTTGCAATATCAACTTACAGGGAAAGCTTTATTTAGAACTTGCTTTCAATTGCTTCCTCCAGAAAATGAAGAACCAAATTGGACTTTAAAATATTTTCTCCAAGCAGCAGATAACCCGGATTTTTTAATAGACGCAGCGATAATTTGGCATCAACCAGTAGAAAAATTAGTTTATCAAAATCGCACAATCGAACAACCTCAAGAAACATTTTTGAGAGGTTTGGGTTTAGCTTCTCGATTGTATCCGATAATTACCTCCAGTTTAGAAACTGCATCTCCCGAATTTTGTCACCTCACCCCCATGCAAGCTTATGAATTTATCAAAGCTGTAATTTGGAGATTTGAAGATAGCGGTTTAGGTGTAATTTTACCTCCTAGTTTAGCAAATCGGGAAGGGTGGGCAAATCGTTTAGGGTTAAAAATTAGTGCCGAAACTCCTCAAGAAAAATCGGGACGTTTGGGGTTACAAAGTTTATTGAATTTTCAATGGCATTTGGCAATTGGTGGACAAACAATTACTAAAGTTCAGTTTGATAAACTGGTAAAATTAAATAGTCCCTTAGTCGAAATCAATGGTGAATGGGTAGAACTCCGTCCCCAAGATATTAAAAATGCCCAAACCTTTTTTAGTTCTCGAAAAGAACAAATGTCTCTTTCTTTAGAAGATGCTTTACGCATTAGTAAAGGAGACACCCAAGTAATTGAAAAATTACCTGTTGTAAGTTTTGAAGCTTCTGGTGCATTGGAAGAATTAATTGGGGCATTAACTAATAATCAGGAAATTCAACCTTTAACTACACCTCAAAGTTTTCGGGGAGAATTACGTCCGTATCAAGAAAGAGGTGCAGGTTGGTTAGCATTTTTAGAACGTTGGGGTTTAGGTGCTTGTCTTGCAGACGATATGGGATTAGGAAAAACCATCCAATTCATCGCTTTTTTACTTCACCTCAAAGAAGAAAATGTCCTAGAAAAACCAACTTTATTAGTTTGTCCTACTTCGGTTATGGGTAATTGGCAAAAAGAAGTCAAAAAATTTGCCCCGACAATCAAAGTTTTAGAATATCACGGTGATAAACGTCCTAAAGGTAAAGCATTTACAGAAGCAGTTAATAAACACGATATAGTAATTACTAGCTATTCACTAATTCACCGCGATATTAAATTATTAAAAGCAGTTAAATGGCAGATAATTGTTTTAGACGAAGCCCAAAATGTCAAGAATTCAGATGCGAAACAATCACAAGCAGTTCGACAATTAGAAACTACATTTCGCATTGCTTTAACAGGAACACCTGTAGAAAATAGATTGCAAGAATTATGGTCTATTTTAGATTTCCTGAATCCCGGTTATTTAGGAAATAAACAATTTTTCCAAAGACGGTTTGCTATGCCCATTGAAAAGTATGGTGATACTGCTTCTTTAAATCAATTACGTTCTTTAGTGCAACCTTTTATTTTGCGTCGGTTAAAAAGTGATAAAGACATTATTCAAGACTTGCCAAACAAGCAAGAAATGACAGTTTTTTGTGGATTAACTTCTGAACAAGCTACACTATATCAAAAATTAGTAGATGAATCTTTAGTAGAAATTGAATCTGCGGAAGGTTTACAACGTCGCGGCATGATTTTAGGGTTATTAGTGAAGCTAAAACAAATTTGTAATCATCCTTCCCAATATTTGAAATTAGCAAATTTAGAGAAACATCATTCTGCTAAATTACAACGACTAGAGGAAATGTTAGATGAGGTGATAGCAGAAGGAGACAGGGCTTTAATTTTCACACAATTTGCTGAATGGGGTAAGTTATTAAAATCCTATTTAGAAAAGAAATTAGAACGAGAAATATTCTTTTTATATGGTAGTACCAGTAAAAAACAAAGAGAGGAAATGATTGATAGATTCCAATATGACCCCCAAGGACCACCAATTATGATTTTATCGTTAAAAGCCGGTGGTGTGGGATTGAATTTAACTAGGGCAAATCATGTTTTTCACTTTGATAGATGGTGGAATCCCGCAGTTGAAAATCAAGCCACAGATAGAGTATTTAGAATTGGTCAAACCCGCAATGTTCAAGTCCATAAATTCGTCTGCACTGGAACATTAGAAGAGAAAATAAATGATATGATTGAAAGCAAAAAACAACTAGCAGAACAAGTTGTGGGTGCAGGAGAAGATTGGTTAACAGAAATGGATACAGACCAACTTCGTAACTTATTAATATTAGATCGGAATGCCGTGATTGAAGAAGATGAATTTTAACTGGAGTTTAGACTAAAAAATATAGATAAACTCATCTAAGAAAGACATTTTAAACAGAAATAGGCATATTAATGTAGGGGTAGCACCCCCGTGCATACCCCGGCATTTGGGGCAACCACAGGGGGTTTGCCCCTACTTCCCTCCTTGGGATACTAAGCAAATTCCCTCATCATCTGTTAATAAATTCTGTGCTGCTTCTAACATAGATGGCATTATTTCTTTCAAATCTTCCCGATTATTTAAGTAAGTTTTTAAAGCTGACATTGGGTCAATACTGCTACTCGCAGTTAATTCAGGAATACGAGGTTTTGCTAGCTGACTCACTAATTCGGCTTGAATGGTGTAAGTGTGTGCTATGCTTAAAGCTTGATGTAGAGAAGAGTTATCAATTAAATCTAATTGTTCTGACCGCAATTTATAAATGAGTCGGACTACATTATCTTGAATATCATATTTAGTAATTCCTTTTAATAATACTTTTTGTGGATCATCTTGTTTAGATAAATCTATCTCAATAGTCCGAAACGTTCGCACGGGTAAAGGACAAAATTCCCAATTTACTTTCCCTTTTTCCAAATCTATCATTACATAACCTTTGTCTTCCTTTTCTTCACTAAAATCTACCCGTTCAATACTGCCAGGATAAATTACTGGTGGGTCATTAGATTTATTTAAATTCTGATGTTTGTGAACATGACCTAAAGCCACATAATCAAAACATGGTCGAGTTAATAAAGATAAGGGTAAAGTAAAACCTTTCCCGACTGCTAATAAACGTTCTGCACCTAAAGTGGCATTATCAGCCATTAAATGGGCTAAAAGCACAGTGGGTAAATTCGGGTCAAGACGGCGGATTTCTCCTTCGATAACCACCTCTAAACGGTCTGTGAGGAGTTGATTAACTTCTGCTAGAGAAGAACGCTGAGTTTCTTGACGAGTCATTAAAGTGGAACGAGTTAACCAGGGGAGAGTAATTATTTGCACATCTCCTTTTTGTGTAGAAATGCGATGAGTAGTTAAAGTATCACCAACTACAAACCCTGGTACTCCCAAAGTCCGATAAATATTTAAACTTGCACCTCCCAAACCTTGGGAATGTTGGTCATGATTTCCTACTAATAAGACTGTGGGGATATCTGCATCAACTAAACGGCGAAATTGATTAGCAAAGGCTTCTTGAACATAGGGTGCAGGTGTGGCATTAGGGAAGGCATCACCACCAAATAGAACTAAATCTACATGATCAGCGATCGCTCGGTCAATACACAAAGATAATGTTTTCACAAAATCCTCCAGTCGTGTGTTTAAACCTGTGGCTGGATTAACGCGCCCGTGGCAAAAACCGCTACCAATATGGATATCTGAAAGATGGAGAATTTTCATAGTTTATTGGTTGTAAGGGTTAAGATCCCCGACTTCTTCAAGAAGTCGGGGATCTAGTGGTGTGATTAAATGTGAATTCCACACTCAGTTTTTTCGCTTCCGCGCCAACGTCCAGCTCGTTCGTCTTCACCTTCGCCGACTTTAGTGGTAATAGGTTCGTCACCAATACTGGGATAACCTTGATCATGAAGGGGGTTGTAAATTACTTTATGTTCAGCTACATACGCCCAGCTTTGCTTACGAGTCCAGGTAGCTAGAGGGTTAATTTTTAATCTTCCCTTACCATCTAGTTCAAATACGGGCATGGTAGCACGAGTAACGGCTTGATCCCGACGCCGACCAGTTATCCAGCCTACAGTATTAAGCTCGTCTAGACCGCGTTGAAGTGGTTCAATTTTGGTAATGTCGTGGAATTTAGTAATATCTGTATCCCAAAGGGCTTCCCCAAATTTAGCAGCAAAGGCTTCACGGCTATCTACGTCTGGGGTTTTATAGGTTTTTAAATCTAGGTTGTAGATTTCTTTGGCTTTAGCTACCAATTCTAGAGTTTGGGGGAAATGATAAAGGGTATCTAGGAAAATAACGGGAACGGGATGCTGAAGTTCGCTATAAAAAATGTGTGTCAAGATGATGTCATCAACGTTGAAGGCACTAGTTTGGACTAATCCTGTGGGGATGTTCTGTACAGACCAGGCTAGGATTTCTGTAGGGGTTGCAGTTTCAAATTGCTGATTTAGTGATGCTAAGTCAAAGGCGATAGAAGTTGTCATGATCTTTCTCTAAAACCAAGATTTTTTACTTTTATTAAATTTAATATTATCGTATTAAGGCACATATCCCCGCCGATGATTGAGGAGATGAAGCAGGGGCGCAGGGAGGGGCGCAGGGGCGCGGGGGAGAATATTTTTCTTTTTCTTCCCAATGACCAATGACCAATTTCCCTAATTATGTAGTATTTTGATTGCAAGTCTGTTTAAGAATTCATCCCATGCAACAGTTACTCAAGCAATTATTTAGTAACCAAAAATACGTTATTCGTCTCATTCTCCCTGTATTGGTGGTGATGATGGCGACTTCACTGTTTATTTTACCTGCTGCGGCTACTGGTGTATACGAAATACCCAATTTGACGGCAGATACTTGGATTTTAGATCAAGGTGATGTGATCAGCCGATTGAATGAAGGTCAGATTAGCAAGGCTTTCCAGGATTTGGCTCAAAAAACTGGCAATGAAGCCAGAATTGTCACTATTCACCGCCTCGACTATGGAGAAACATCAGAAAGTTTTGCCAAGGGATTATTTAGTAAATGGTTTCCAACAGCGGCAGAGCAAGCCAATCAAGTATTATTACTTGTTGATACTGTTACTAATGGAACGACTTTGCTGAGTGGGGATAATGTCAAGTCATTATTAACTGATTCTATTGCTAAGAGTGTGGCTGAAGAAACATTAGGTACGGTACTGCGTGAGGGCAATAAATATAACCAAGGATTTTTGGATGTGAGCGATCGCCTGGTTGCTGTTTTATCCGGTAAACCAGACCCCGGTCCACCAGAAATCAAGGAAACAGTCCAGGTAGAAGGAACTTTCACCAAAGCTGAAGAAACAGATCAAGGTAATGCTACTGCTTGGGTTGTCGGGCTATTAATTGCCGCTACTGTCATCCCCATGGCTACATACTACATTTATCTGGTGTTTCAAAAACCACCCTCTCAGGAATCTAAAGAATAGGGGACTGGGGACTGGGGAATGGGGGGTGTTTTTTGATTTGTATTCCTAAAGTCAACCCATCTACATCTGGCATTTGCATATCAATTACTGCAATATCATAGGGTATTTAGTGTTCTCGGCAACGCTGGTATTCAGGATGTCGTCAATTTGTAATGATTCGCGGATTTTGAGGCTGATATCGGCTAATAGTTGCGATCGCAAATTTTGCAAGTTTAGTTTTTCTTCTGCCTGTTTGCGCTTAATAAATTGACCTACCTGCTTACCAATGGACATCTCCTCTTCGGTTCTAAACTGCTTCCATGTTTTTCCGATAAATTCAGAGGCATCACTATAACCAAATATATTTATATAAGAGCTATTTACATAAATTCAGCAACGGTAAAAACATCTTTCTGACAAATTGCATGAGTACAAAAGGCAATATCACGAGGTGTTTCTAATGCCTCCAAACCGAATTTAGACTTAAACCATTGACGGTTTGTGTCAATTAAACTTACCAAAGCTATGGGAGTTCCACAAATATAAGCTGCTAAACGAGTTAAGTCATCAAAGGCTGATTCCGGTGCAGTATCAAGGACTTTATACTGTAGAAGTGCCTCGATTCTTGCGGCTTCATCATTAAGTGATATTTTTTTCATATTGTAATTTTATTACTTCATTAATTAAAACTGTTTTCTAGTTTTAATAATTTTTCTGAAAAAAGATGTGAGAGTGTCTTATTTTGTAACAAAAAACGTAGGTAAATGGGAATTAGCTAACAATTCCCAATCACCATAAAGTAGGTTGATGTTAAAAATAGTCATTGAAGGTAGAGAAGCCGGAGGAAAATGCTTCAACCCTTATTTACTTTGATTCACGCAGCTTACTCTATTTAATCTTGAATGTACTCTTTGCCTGACACTAAAGCCATTTCAGCGCGAACAAATTCTCTACCTAAATAAGCTGCATGATCTAATAAAGCCACAGGACAATTTGGAGTTTCTTCAAAAATCTTGATACAGAGTTCTTTGGCTGTACGTCCACTAAATACAGTTGTGTGGCTTCTTTCCACTTTACCGCGAACAGGAATCACCTCACCTGTTTCGGGATTTACGGCTAAACCACGTTCGTTAATCACATTAGTAAAATGTTTGGCATAAATTAATCTTTCCTTTTGGTCTATGTAGATAATAAAATAGCCGTTGGGGTCAAGATCAATATGACGGTGAGAAAGTTTATTATCAATTGCTGTCAAATCTTCGAGTAGTAAATCCATACGCCTTGTTAAAAGCAAATTTATTGAAAGAGTATTTTTAGATTACATCAATATGCAATATTTAGATCCCCAAGTT harbors:
- the thrC gene encoding threonine synthase; amino-acid sequence: MTQAITNLNQANTSILKALKCKECGAEYELKATHVCEECFGPLEVKYDYNVLKSLVSRETIEAGPNSIWRYRHFLPVATDNYIDVGTGMTPLVRSHRLARRLGLNKLYIKNDAVNMPTLSFKDRVVSVALSRARELGFTTVSCASTGNLANSTAAIAAHAGLDCCVFIPSDLEAGKVIGSLIYSPTLMAVKGNYDQVNRLCSEVANTHGWGFVNINLRPYYSEGSKTLGFEVAEQLGWELPDHIVAPLASGSLFTKIYKGFQEFVEVGLVDAKDVRFSGAQAEGCSPIATAFKEGRDFIQPVKPNTIAKSIAIGNPADGVYAVEIANKTNGNIESVNDAEIIEGIKLLAETEGIFTETAGGTTVAVLKKLVEAGKIDPDETTVVYITGNGLKTQEAIQGYIGEPLTIDAKLDSFERALERSRTLDRLEWQQVLV
- the sbcD gene encoding exonuclease subunit SbcD gives rise to the protein MKILHLSDIHIGSGFCHGRVNPATGLNTRLEDFVKTLSLCIDRAIADHVDLVLFGGDAFPNATPAPYVQEAFANQFRRLVDADIPTVLLVGNHDQHSQGLGGASLNIYRTLGVPGFVVGDTLTTHRISTQKGDVQIITLPWLTRSTLMTRQETQRSSLAEVNQLLTDRLEVVIEGEIRRLDPNLPTVLLAHLMADNATLGAERLLAVGKGFTLPLSLLTRPCFDYVALGHVHKHQNLNKSNDPPVIYPGSIERVDFSEEKEDKGYVMIDLEKGKVNWEFCPLPVRTFRTIEIDLSKQDDPQKVLLKGITKYDIQDNVVRLIYKLRSEQLDLIDNSSLHQALSIAHTYTIQAELVSQLAKPRIPELTASSSIDPMSALKTYLNNREDLKEIMPSMLEAAQNLLTDDEGICLVSQGGK
- a CDS encoding DUF4346 domain-containing protein, translating into MDLLLEDLTAIDNKLSHRHIDLDPNGYFIIYIDQKERLIYAKHFTNVINERGLAVNPETGEVIPVRGKVERSHTTVFSGRTAKELCIKIFEETPNCPVALLDHAAYLGREFVRAEMALVSGKEYIQD
- a CDS encoding DEAD/DEAH box helicase, with product MATLHGTWVINRQNTYFFIWGETWRASQVQTEASSEILSYPLAMTSGELNEWLEASNLLIPNFIQTSPNTKQRIKSKPPTEIKLPIHSQIISLPTYFLEGNNSELTTISTVHSVSVDIDSPFSQYLQPWKIDGFCLTPALAIKFLTSLPLSANDSKAALLGADINFWVHIYRWHLDLISRCKFLPTVEKQDSNLIAKWQTILDSAIDVTRLEKFSSQMPLACRTYQQITENLAINLPLLPQELILSFLNHMTDNQLRLMIGSQSPLEPRMMMSLPATLQQWLQGLINANNTIDAAGGDRLQTTLKAWTLPLQYQLTGKALFRTCFQLLPPENEEPNWTLKYFLQAADNPDFLIDAAIIWHQPVEKLVYQNRTIEQPQETFLRGLGLASRLYPIITSSLETASPEFCHLTPMQAYEFIKAVIWRFEDSGLGVILPPSLANREGWANRLGLKISAETPQEKSGRLGLQSLLNFQWHLAIGGQTITKVQFDKLVKLNSPLVEINGEWVELRPQDIKNAQTFFSSRKEQMSLSLEDALRISKGDTQVIEKLPVVSFEASGALEELIGALTNNQEIQPLTTPQSFRGELRPYQERGAGWLAFLERWGLGACLADDMGLGKTIQFIAFLLHLKEENVLEKPTLLVCPTSVMGNWQKEVKKFAPTIKVLEYHGDKRPKGKAFTEAVNKHDIVITSYSLIHRDIKLLKAVKWQIIVLDEAQNVKNSDAKQSQAVRQLETTFRIALTGTPVENRLQELWSILDFLNPGYLGNKQFFQRRFAMPIEKYGDTASLNQLRSLVQPFILRRLKSDKDIIQDLPNKQEMTVFCGLTSEQATLYQKLVDESLVEIESAEGLQRRGMILGLLVKLKQICNHPSQYLKLANLEKHHSAKLQRLEEMLDEVIAEGDRALIFTQFAEWGKLLKSYLEKKLEREIFFLYGSTSKKQREEMIDRFQYDPQGPPIMILSLKAGGVGLNLTRANHVFHFDRWWNPAVENQATDRVFRIGQTRNVQVHKFVCTGTLEEKINDMIESKKQLAEQVVGAGEDWLTEMDTDQLRNLLILDRNAVIEEDEF
- a CDS encoding MoaD/ThiS family protein → MAVKVLIPTALQKFTNEQAALECNASSISELLDSLEVSCPGIKARLYDDEGKLRRFVNFYVNSEDIRFLDGAKTVLKDGDEVSIVPAVAGG
- the psb32 gene encoding photosystem II repair protein Psb32, with product MQQLLKQLFSNQKYVIRLILPVLVVMMATSLFILPAAATGVYEIPNLTADTWILDQGDVISRLNEGQISKAFQDLAQKTGNEARIVTIHRLDYGETSESFAKGLFSKWFPTAAEQANQVLLLVDTVTNGTTLLSGDNVKSLLTDSIAKSVAEETLGTVLREGNKYNQGFLDVSDRLVAVLSGKPDPGPPEIKETVQVEGTFTKAEETDQGNATAWVVGLLIAATVIPMATYYIYLVFQKPPSQESKE
- the cysH gene encoding phosphoadenosine phosphosulfate reductase, which codes for MTTSIAFDLASLNQQFETATPTEILAWSVQNIPTGLVQTSAFNVDDIILTHIFYSELQHPVPVIFLDTLYHFPQTLELVAKAKEIYNLDLKTYKTPDVDSREAFAAKFGEALWDTDITKFHDITKIEPLQRGLDELNTVGWITGRRRDQAVTRATMPVFELDGKGRLKINPLATWTRKQSWAYVAEHKVIYNPLHDQGYPSIGDEPITTKVGEGEDERAGRWRGSEKTECGIHI
- a CDS encoding DUF2996 domain-containing protein, which translates into the protein MAEETNQNQAGDVGSNPATTAPEKPAAEAKAAKKEKPPALEDKPFEEFMQQHYLPALQEAITREGVPDVKLTFAKQKYSIIGFNSAEECWQVIGYWQGGQRQFNVYFPEANIQGKKGFSCNEGKKPSTLESFLIDERKITLDLLVSRLVYRLNGQKWLGRN